Proteins from a genomic interval of Rosa chinensis cultivar Old Blush chromosome 2, RchiOBHm-V2, whole genome shotgun sequence:
- the LOC112184609 gene encoding uncharacterized protein LOC112184609, producing MRMIFRNLVRYNSDFVEVFVTDLPSSSERLVSNTVCEDSNTILEENDYLGCYKPEAPKSYMTKGWESYIHSEGQKFEGGVVEFRDKLHKYAIEIGFSYEFVRNDKKSKMMGSKVVKSIVLDKIRANPNKKAIDIADEIKSDYGLDVAYCTVWYGTELAKTALHGDEANSYAQLLWFSECVMKSNPDSRIVIEFHRETHRFQRMFVTYGAWMKGFQSYRPIHFIDATFITNKYKGQIIAASASDANQGLYQVAYAIVDSENESNWRFFLEILVEELAKHPMRRVTFICDCHVGLVSAFRRVFPNNPHGFCFRHLISNLSDKFPAGSYLKDQIPYLFMCCAYSRTPEIYEFNMEILRSEGDDIVAQFLEDLPKEN from the exons ATGAGAATGATTTTTAGGAATTTGGTTCGTTACAATTCTGATTTTGTTGAAGTGTTTGTGACTGATTTGCCTTCGAGTAGTGAAAGGTTGGTGAGTAATACAGTGTGTGAGGATTCTAATACCATACTTGAGGAGAATGATTACTTGGGGTGTTATAAGCCAGAGGCACCGAAGAGTTATATGACAAAAGGTTGGGAGAGTTATATTCATTCTGAAGGCCAAAAGTTTGAGGGTGGGGTTGTTGAGTTTAGGGATAAGCTGCATAAGTATGCCATAGAAATTGGCTTTTCATATGAGTTTGTTAGAAATGACAAG AAGAGTAAGATGATGGGATCCAAGGTTGTCAAGTCTATTGTTCTTGATAAGATTCGTGCCAATCCAAACAAAAAGGCAATTGATATAGCTGATGAGATCAAGAGTGATTATGGTTTGGATGTTGCTTATTGTACAGTTTGGTATGGTACGGAGTTGGCAAAAACAGCCTTACATGGTGATGAAGCTAATTCTTATGCTCAATTACTTTGGTTTAGTGAGTGTGTTATGAAGTCAAACCCCGACTCTAGGATAGTGATTGAGTTTCATCGAGAAACACATAGGTTTCAGCGTATGTTTGTGACCTATGGTGCATGGATGAAGGGTTTTCAATCTTATAGACCTATTCATTTCATTGATGCTACATTCATTACCAACAAGTACAAGGGGCAGATCATTGCTGCATCGGCTAGTGACGCCAATCAAG GTTTGTATCAAGTTGCTTATGCTATTGTGGATTCTGAAAATGAGAGTAATTGGAGATTTTTTCTTGAGATTTTGGTTGAAGAGTTGGCAAAACACCCTATGAGGAGGGTGACGTTCATTTGTGATTGTCATGTTGGGCTTGTTAGTGCTTTCCGTAGAGTGTTTCCTAATAATCCACATGGGTTTTGTTTTAGACACCTGATATCTAACCTTTCTGACAAATTTCCAGCTGGTTCTTATCTTAAGGATCAGATTCCTTACTTGTTTATGTGTTGTGCTTATTCTCGTACACCGGAGATATATGAGTTCAACATGGAAATCTTGAGGAGTGAAGGCGATGACATAGTTGCTCAATTTCTGGAGGATCTCCCCAAGGAGAACTAG